In one Lolium rigidum isolate FL_2022 chromosome 3, APGP_CSIRO_Lrig_0.1, whole genome shotgun sequence genomic region, the following are encoded:
- the LOC124703177 gene encoding ABC transporter G family member 50-like isoform X1, with translation MDDIGREATSSSQHPDLPSSVNDEHSDEFELELPVKQHQDSAADTDHVPENMFLYSSKLGALKRRQFFDNMLKNVQDDHHRFLHRQKERLERVDVNLPAIEVRYNNLYVEAECRITNGIHLPTLWNSTKGVYSGLVKLLGLKAERAPINILEDVSGIIKPCRLTLLLGPPGCGKSTLLRALAGKLDKSLKVTGDISYNGYQLDEFVPEKTAAYISQYDLHIPDMTVRETLDFSARCQGVGRRPEILEEVSVRESAAGIIPDADIDLYMKAIAVESSERSLQTDYILKIMGLEICADTMVGDAMRRGISGGQKKRLTTAELIVGPAKAYFMDEISNGLDSSTTFQIISCFRQLANISEYTMVVSLLQPTPEVFDLFDDLILMAKGRIIYHGPRNEALSFFEECGFKCPERKGVADFLQEILSWKDQQQYWSGPNESYIYISPDELSSMFKENHIGRKVEEPYIPQKSKFGKEALALNKYSLQKLEMFKACGAREALLMKRSMFIYVFKTGQLAVVAVMTMFMFYRTRMATDLTHANYYMGALYYSLFMIMLNGIPEMSMQIARLPSFNKQKSYNFYPSWAYAIPASIIKVPVSVLNSLVWICITYYGIGYTSTVSRFFCQLLILCLFHQSVTSLYRFIASYFQRPITSFFYAFLVVFLLLVFGGFILPKSSMPGWLNWGFWVSPLAYAQISIAINEFLSPRWQKETIQNITIGNEALISHGQYYSWHFYWISVGALLGCIILFNTAFGLALTCITPIEASHGSTPRKSLYQRQEKDDVQKEFDDHSNTPKEAKMAIPVTQLAITFCDLNYHVDTPPEMLKQGYPGRRLQLLESLTGALRPGVLSALMGVSGAGKTTLLDVLAGRKTGGYIEGDIRIGGYPKLQETFVRILGYCEQVDIHSPQLTVEESVTYSAWLRLPSQVDEKTRSEFVAEVLKTVELDEIKDVLVGMPQTTGISMEQRKRLTIAVELVSNPSVILIDEPTTGLDARSAAIVIRAVKSISETGRTVVCTIHQPSTEIFEAFDELILMKSGGKIIYNGPIGEQSCKVIEYFEKFSGVPKIKNNCNPATWMLDITSTSMEVQLSIDFATMYKESSLRRDMEELVEQLSSPLPNSENLCFANRFPQNSWIQLKACLWKQNITYWRSPRYNLMRIVMAIILALFIGVLFWKHAEILNNEQDLLNVFGAMYTGVINVGAFNELLVIPFSTVERTVMYREKFAGMYSSWSYSFSQAAIEIPYVFIQVLLYTLIIYPSIGYYWTAHKLLWFFYTTFCSVLSYVYIGLLLVSLTPNVEVATILASLFNNMQSLFSGFVLPAPRIPKWWFWLYYLTPTSWVLNALLTSQYGNIEKEVEAFGETKAISVFLKDYFGFHQDKLSLVAVVLIAFPFAIVILFSLSIEKFNFQKR, from the exons ATGGATGATATTGGAAGAGAGGCAACCTCATCGTCTCAGCATCCAGATTTACCCTCGTCTGTGAATGATGAGCATTCCGACGAGTTTGAGTTAGAATTGCCAGTGAAACAGCACCAGGATAGTGCTGCAGACACTGATCATGTGCCTGAAAACATGTTCCTTTACAGCAGCAAGTTAGGAGCTTTGAAGAGGCGTCAGTTCTTCGACAATATGCTAAAGAACGTTCAAGATGACCACCATCGTTTCCTGCACAGACAAAAGGAAAGACTGGAAAG AGTTGATGTCAATTTGCCAGCAATAGAGGTGAGGTACAACAATCTATATGTGGAAGCAGAGTGCAGAATTACTAACGGAATTCATCTGCCGACGCTATGGAATAGTACTAAGGGAGTTTACTCA GGCCTTGTAAAGTTGCTGGGTTTAAAGGCAGAAAGAGCACCAATCAACATTCTTGAAGATGTGAGTGGAATCATAAAACCCTGCAG ATTGACTCTTCTACTGGGACCTCCAGGATGTGGCAAAAGCACTCTGTTGCGAGCTCTCGCCGGAAAACTAGATAAATCTCTAAAG GTAACAGGAGACATTTCTTACAATGGTTACCAACTCGATGAATTTGTACCTGAGAAAACAGCTGCTTATATCAGTCAATATGATTTGCACATACCTGATATGACAGTGAGGGAAACTTTAGACTTCTCAGCTCGATGTCAAGGTGTGGGTAGAAGACCAG AAATACTCGAGGAGGTGAGTGTAAGGGAGAGTGCGGCTGGGATCATACCTGATGCGGAcatagatctatacatgaag GCAATAGCAGTTGAATCTTCAGAAAGAAGCCTACAAACAGATTACATATTGAAG ATCATGGGGCTAGAGATATGCGCAGACACTATGGTTGGGGATGCAATGAGAAGAGGAATTTCAGGAGGGCAAAAGAAAAGATTAACCACAG CTGAGTTGATTGTGGGCCCAGCAAAAGCTTACTTTATGGATGAAATATCAAATGGTCTGGATAGTTCTACTACTTTCCAAATAATCAGTTGTTTCCGGCAACTGGCCAACATTAGCGAATATACAATGGTTGTTTCACTTCTTCAACCAACACCTGAGGTATTTGATCTTTTTGATGACCTGATATTAATGGCAAAAGGGAGGATTATCTACCATGGCCCACGAAATGAAGCACTCAGTTTTTTTGAGGAGTGTGGGTTCAAATGCCCAGAAAGAAAGGGGGTAGCTGACTTTCTCCAAGAG ATTTTGTCCTGGAAGGACCAGCAACAGTATTGGTCTGGTCCAAATGAATCTTACATATACATTTCACCTGATGAATTATCAAGCATGTTCAAAGAAAATCacattggaagaaaagtagaagaaCCATATATTCCACAGAAAAGCAAGTTCGGCAAGGAAGCTTTAGCACTCAATAAGTACTCATTACAAAAACTGGAAATGTTCAAAGCTTGTGGAGCAAGGGAAGCACTCCTAATGAAAAGGAGTATGTTTATTTATGTCTTCAAAACAGGACAG CTTGCTGTTGTTGCAGTCATGACAATGTTTATGTTCTACCGAACTCGCATGGCAACAGACTTAACTCATGCGAATTATTATATGGGAGCATTATATTATTCCCTCTTCATGATTATGCTAAATGGCATACCAGAGATGAGCATGCAAATTGCGAGACTACCAAGTTTTAATAagcaaaagagctacaatttctaTCCTTCATGGGCATATGCTATACCAGCTTCAATCATAAAGGTCCCTGTTTCCGTTTTAAATTCACTTGTATGGATATGCATCACATATTATGGTATTGGTTATACATCTACTGTCTCAAG GTTCTTCTGCCAGTTGCTGATACTTTGTCTTTTCCATCAATCAGTAACTTCGCTCTATCGATTTATTGCTTCATACTTCCAGAGACCTATTACATCTTTCTTCTATGCTTTTCTTGTCGTATTTCTATTGCTCGTGTTTGGAGGCTTCATTCTTCCCAAAT CCTCAATGCCGGGATGGTTAAACTGGGGATTTTGGGTTTCTCCATTGGCATATGCACAAATCAGCATAGCTATTAATGAATTCCTATCGCCGAGATGGCAAAAG GAAACTATACAAAACATCACAATTGGGAACGAAGCCTTGATTAGTCATGGGCAATATTACAGTTGGCACTTCTATTGGATATCTGTTGGAGCACTGctaggatgtattattttatttaaTACTGCTTTCGGATTGGCACTAACTTGCATAACAC CTATAGAAGCAAGTCATGGAAGCACTCCTAGAAAGAGCTTATATCAACGGCAGGAAAAAGATGATGTCCAAAAAGAATTTGACGATCATTCAAATACTCCCAAGGAAG CAAAGATGGCTATACCTGTTACGCAACTTGCAATCACATTCTGTGATCTGAACTATCATGTTGATACCCCACCG GAAATGCTGAAACAAGGCTATCCAGGAAGAAGACTTCAACTACTTGAAAGCCTGACAGGTGCATTACGTCCTGGTGTACTTTCTGCATTAATGGGTGTCAGTGGAGCCGGGAAGACAACTCTGCTAGATGTATTAGCAGGAAGGAAAACAGGAGGTTATATTGAAGGCGACATAAGAATAGGGGGATATCCCAAGTTGCAAGAAACGTTTGTTAGAATCTTGGGTTACTGTGAGCAAGTCGACATACATTCGCCACAGCTTACAGTTGAAGAGTCTGTTACTTATTCTGCTTGGCTTCGTCTGCCTTCTCAGGTTGATGAGAAAACAAGATCG GAATTTGTTGCTGAAGTTCTTAAAACTGTTGAACTAGATGAAATAAAAGATGTCTTAGTTGGGATGCCACAGACAACTGGAATATCCATGGAGCAGCGAAAGAGGCTAACTATTGCAGTCGAGCTTGTTTCAAATCCATCAGTCATACTAATTGATGAACCAACAACAGGATTAGATGCAAGGTCAGCAGCAATTGTTATTCGTGCTGTTAAAAGTATTTCTGAAACAGGAAGGACAGTAGTATGTACGATCCATCAGCCTAGCACTGAAATTTTTGAGGCATTTGATGAG CTCATATTGATGAAAAGTGGTGGGAAAATAATCTACAATGGACCAATAGGAGAGCAGTCCTGCAAAGTGATTGAGTATTTTGAG AAATTTTCTGGTgtccccaaaataaagaacaacTGCAACCCGGCCACTTGGATGTTGGACATAACATCGACATCAATGGAGGTTCAACTTAGTATAGACTTTGCGACTATGTATAAAGAATCATCATTGCGGAG AGACATGGAAGAGCTTGTTGAGCAGCTAAGTAGCCCATTACCAAATTCAGAAAATCTATGTTTCGCCAATCGTTTCCCACAGAATAGCTGGATCCAACTTAAAGCTTGTTTATGGAAACAAAACATAACATACTGGAGAAGTCCTCGATACAACTTGATGCGTATAGTGATGGCAATAATATTAGCCCTGTTCATCGGGGTATTGTTCTGGAAGCACGCAGAAATATT GAACAACGAGCAGGATCTATTGAATGTATTTGGTGCCATGTATACGGGTGTCATAAACGTAGGTGCTTTTAATGAGTTGTTAGTCATACCATTCAGTACAGTGGAGCGCACTGTAATGTATCGTGAGAAATTTGCAGGAATGTActcctcttggtcatattcattcTCACAG GCTGCCATTGAGATACCCTATGTATTTATCCAAGTGCTACTGTATACGTTGATAATTTATCCATCAATTGGTTATTATTGGACAGCACACAAACTCCTATGGTTCTTCTACACCACATTCTGTTCAGTTCTCTCCTATGTTTACATTGGCTTGCTTCTTGTTTCACTAACCCCCAATGTTGAAGTTGCGACTATACTGGCATCATTGTTCAACAACATGCAATCACTGTTCTCAGGTTTTGTTTTACCTGCACCT CGAATCCCGAAGTGGTGGTTTTGGCTTTACTATCTCACCCCTACGTCTTGGGTACTCAATGCTCTCTTGACATCCCAGTACGGGAACATAGAGAAAGAGGTCGAAGCATTCGGAGAAACTAAAGCGATTTCGGTCTTCTTGAAGGACTATTTCGGGTTTCATCAAGACAAGTTGAGCCTAGTAGCTGTTGTTCTCATTGCCTTTCCCTTTGCGATCGTAATTCTGTTTTCTTTGTCAATTGAGAAATTCAATTTTCAAAAGAGGTAA
- the LOC124703177 gene encoding ABC transporter G family member 50-like isoform X2 yields MLKNVQDDHHRFLHRQKERLERVDVNLPAIEVRYNNLYVEAECRITNGIHLPTLWNSTKGVYSGLVKLLGLKAERAPINILEDVSGIIKPCRLTLLLGPPGCGKSTLLRALAGKLDKSLKVTGDISYNGYQLDEFVPEKTAAYISQYDLHIPDMTVRETLDFSARCQGVGRRPEILEEVSVRESAAGIIPDADIDLYMKAIAVESSERSLQTDYILKIMGLEICADTMVGDAMRRGISGGQKKRLTTAELIVGPAKAYFMDEISNGLDSSTTFQIISCFRQLANISEYTMVVSLLQPTPEVFDLFDDLILMAKGRIIYHGPRNEALSFFEECGFKCPERKGVADFLQEILSWKDQQQYWSGPNESYIYISPDELSSMFKENHIGRKVEEPYIPQKSKFGKEALALNKYSLQKLEMFKACGAREALLMKRSMFIYVFKTGQLAVVAVMTMFMFYRTRMATDLTHANYYMGALYYSLFMIMLNGIPEMSMQIARLPSFNKQKSYNFYPSWAYAIPASIIKVPVSVLNSLVWICITYYGIGYTSTVSRFFCQLLILCLFHQSVTSLYRFIASYFQRPITSFFYAFLVVFLLLVFGGFILPKSSMPGWLNWGFWVSPLAYAQISIAINEFLSPRWQKETIQNITIGNEALISHGQYYSWHFYWISVGALLGCIILFNTAFGLALTCITPIEASHGSTPRKSLYQRQEKDDVQKEFDDHSNTPKEAKMAIPVTQLAITFCDLNYHVDTPPEMLKQGYPGRRLQLLESLTGALRPGVLSALMGVSGAGKTTLLDVLAGRKTGGYIEGDIRIGGYPKLQETFVRILGYCEQVDIHSPQLTVEESVTYSAWLRLPSQVDEKTRSEFVAEVLKTVELDEIKDVLVGMPQTTGISMEQRKRLTIAVELVSNPSVILIDEPTTGLDARSAAIVIRAVKSISETGRTVVCTIHQPSTEIFEAFDELILMKSGGKIIYNGPIGEQSCKVIEYFEKFSGVPKIKNNCNPATWMLDITSTSMEVQLSIDFATMYKESSLRRDMEELVEQLSSPLPNSENLCFANRFPQNSWIQLKACLWKQNITYWRSPRYNLMRIVMAIILALFIGVLFWKHAEILNNEQDLLNVFGAMYTGVINVGAFNELLVIPFSTVERTVMYREKFAGMYSSWSYSFSQAAIEIPYVFIQVLLYTLIIYPSIGYYWTAHKLLWFFYTTFCSVLSYVYIGLLLVSLTPNVEVATILASLFNNMQSLFSGFVLPAPRIPKWWFWLYYLTPTSWVLNALLTSQYGNIEKEVEAFGETKAISVFLKDYFGFHQDKLSLVAVVLIAFPFAIVILFSLSIEKFNFQKR; encoded by the exons ATGCTAAAGAACGTTCAAGATGACCACCATCGTTTCCTGCACAGACAAAAGGAAAGACTGGAAAG AGTTGATGTCAATTTGCCAGCAATAGAGGTGAGGTACAACAATCTATATGTGGAAGCAGAGTGCAGAATTACTAACGGAATTCATCTGCCGACGCTATGGAATAGTACTAAGGGAGTTTACTCA GGCCTTGTAAAGTTGCTGGGTTTAAAGGCAGAAAGAGCACCAATCAACATTCTTGAAGATGTGAGTGGAATCATAAAACCCTGCAG ATTGACTCTTCTACTGGGACCTCCAGGATGTGGCAAAAGCACTCTGTTGCGAGCTCTCGCCGGAAAACTAGATAAATCTCTAAAG GTAACAGGAGACATTTCTTACAATGGTTACCAACTCGATGAATTTGTACCTGAGAAAACAGCTGCTTATATCAGTCAATATGATTTGCACATACCTGATATGACAGTGAGGGAAACTTTAGACTTCTCAGCTCGATGTCAAGGTGTGGGTAGAAGACCAG AAATACTCGAGGAGGTGAGTGTAAGGGAGAGTGCGGCTGGGATCATACCTGATGCGGAcatagatctatacatgaag GCAATAGCAGTTGAATCTTCAGAAAGAAGCCTACAAACAGATTACATATTGAAG ATCATGGGGCTAGAGATATGCGCAGACACTATGGTTGGGGATGCAATGAGAAGAGGAATTTCAGGAGGGCAAAAGAAAAGATTAACCACAG CTGAGTTGATTGTGGGCCCAGCAAAAGCTTACTTTATGGATGAAATATCAAATGGTCTGGATAGTTCTACTACTTTCCAAATAATCAGTTGTTTCCGGCAACTGGCCAACATTAGCGAATATACAATGGTTGTTTCACTTCTTCAACCAACACCTGAGGTATTTGATCTTTTTGATGACCTGATATTAATGGCAAAAGGGAGGATTATCTACCATGGCCCACGAAATGAAGCACTCAGTTTTTTTGAGGAGTGTGGGTTCAAATGCCCAGAAAGAAAGGGGGTAGCTGACTTTCTCCAAGAG ATTTTGTCCTGGAAGGACCAGCAACAGTATTGGTCTGGTCCAAATGAATCTTACATATACATTTCACCTGATGAATTATCAAGCATGTTCAAAGAAAATCacattggaagaaaagtagaagaaCCATATATTCCACAGAAAAGCAAGTTCGGCAAGGAAGCTTTAGCACTCAATAAGTACTCATTACAAAAACTGGAAATGTTCAAAGCTTGTGGAGCAAGGGAAGCACTCCTAATGAAAAGGAGTATGTTTATTTATGTCTTCAAAACAGGACAG CTTGCTGTTGTTGCAGTCATGACAATGTTTATGTTCTACCGAACTCGCATGGCAACAGACTTAACTCATGCGAATTATTATATGGGAGCATTATATTATTCCCTCTTCATGATTATGCTAAATGGCATACCAGAGATGAGCATGCAAATTGCGAGACTACCAAGTTTTAATAagcaaaagagctacaatttctaTCCTTCATGGGCATATGCTATACCAGCTTCAATCATAAAGGTCCCTGTTTCCGTTTTAAATTCACTTGTATGGATATGCATCACATATTATGGTATTGGTTATACATCTACTGTCTCAAG GTTCTTCTGCCAGTTGCTGATACTTTGTCTTTTCCATCAATCAGTAACTTCGCTCTATCGATTTATTGCTTCATACTTCCAGAGACCTATTACATCTTTCTTCTATGCTTTTCTTGTCGTATTTCTATTGCTCGTGTTTGGAGGCTTCATTCTTCCCAAAT CCTCAATGCCGGGATGGTTAAACTGGGGATTTTGGGTTTCTCCATTGGCATATGCACAAATCAGCATAGCTATTAATGAATTCCTATCGCCGAGATGGCAAAAG GAAACTATACAAAACATCACAATTGGGAACGAAGCCTTGATTAGTCATGGGCAATATTACAGTTGGCACTTCTATTGGATATCTGTTGGAGCACTGctaggatgtattattttatttaaTACTGCTTTCGGATTGGCACTAACTTGCATAACAC CTATAGAAGCAAGTCATGGAAGCACTCCTAGAAAGAGCTTATATCAACGGCAGGAAAAAGATGATGTCCAAAAAGAATTTGACGATCATTCAAATACTCCCAAGGAAG CAAAGATGGCTATACCTGTTACGCAACTTGCAATCACATTCTGTGATCTGAACTATCATGTTGATACCCCACCG GAAATGCTGAAACAAGGCTATCCAGGAAGAAGACTTCAACTACTTGAAAGCCTGACAGGTGCATTACGTCCTGGTGTACTTTCTGCATTAATGGGTGTCAGTGGAGCCGGGAAGACAACTCTGCTAGATGTATTAGCAGGAAGGAAAACAGGAGGTTATATTGAAGGCGACATAAGAATAGGGGGATATCCCAAGTTGCAAGAAACGTTTGTTAGAATCTTGGGTTACTGTGAGCAAGTCGACATACATTCGCCACAGCTTACAGTTGAAGAGTCTGTTACTTATTCTGCTTGGCTTCGTCTGCCTTCTCAGGTTGATGAGAAAACAAGATCG GAATTTGTTGCTGAAGTTCTTAAAACTGTTGAACTAGATGAAATAAAAGATGTCTTAGTTGGGATGCCACAGACAACTGGAATATCCATGGAGCAGCGAAAGAGGCTAACTATTGCAGTCGAGCTTGTTTCAAATCCATCAGTCATACTAATTGATGAACCAACAACAGGATTAGATGCAAGGTCAGCAGCAATTGTTATTCGTGCTGTTAAAAGTATTTCTGAAACAGGAAGGACAGTAGTATGTACGATCCATCAGCCTAGCACTGAAATTTTTGAGGCATTTGATGAG CTCATATTGATGAAAAGTGGTGGGAAAATAATCTACAATGGACCAATAGGAGAGCAGTCCTGCAAAGTGATTGAGTATTTTGAG AAATTTTCTGGTgtccccaaaataaagaacaacTGCAACCCGGCCACTTGGATGTTGGACATAACATCGACATCAATGGAGGTTCAACTTAGTATAGACTTTGCGACTATGTATAAAGAATCATCATTGCGGAG AGACATGGAAGAGCTTGTTGAGCAGCTAAGTAGCCCATTACCAAATTCAGAAAATCTATGTTTCGCCAATCGTTTCCCACAGAATAGCTGGATCCAACTTAAAGCTTGTTTATGGAAACAAAACATAACATACTGGAGAAGTCCTCGATACAACTTGATGCGTATAGTGATGGCAATAATATTAGCCCTGTTCATCGGGGTATTGTTCTGGAAGCACGCAGAAATATT GAACAACGAGCAGGATCTATTGAATGTATTTGGTGCCATGTATACGGGTGTCATAAACGTAGGTGCTTTTAATGAGTTGTTAGTCATACCATTCAGTACAGTGGAGCGCACTGTAATGTATCGTGAGAAATTTGCAGGAATGTActcctcttggtcatattcattcTCACAG GCTGCCATTGAGATACCCTATGTATTTATCCAAGTGCTACTGTATACGTTGATAATTTATCCATCAATTGGTTATTATTGGACAGCACACAAACTCCTATGGTTCTTCTACACCACATTCTGTTCAGTTCTCTCCTATGTTTACATTGGCTTGCTTCTTGTTTCACTAACCCCCAATGTTGAAGTTGCGACTATACTGGCATCATTGTTCAACAACATGCAATCACTGTTCTCAGGTTTTGTTTTACCTGCACCT CGAATCCCGAAGTGGTGGTTTTGGCTTTACTATCTCACCCCTACGTCTTGGGTACTCAATGCTCTCTTGACATCCCAGTACGGGAACATAGAGAAAGAGGTCGAAGCATTCGGAGAAACTAAAGCGATTTCGGTCTTCTTGAAGGACTATTTCGGGTTTCATCAAGACAAGTTGAGCCTAGTAGCTGTTGTTCTCATTGCCTTTCCCTTTGCGATCGTAATTCTGTTTTCTTTGTCAATTGAGAAATTCAATTTTCAAAAGAGGTAA